In one Desulfoferula mesophila genomic region, the following are encoded:
- a CDS encoding ABC transporter ATP-binding protein, whose product MAPPGDFGYMEGDQLGKPYDFRLLKRLASYGRPHLAVILFASLLTLLATGLDLSLPYITRLAIDNYMVRQALEVRPGDAPPELAARLRQGAGASFLPGRSGAVFVPETAWRKLDPRLTAKLRQAGAVSKDPFYLAPQTKEAERLAGEHPRVFIKAGERWVIATPDLARLPEAQVRALRAPDAWGLARLALVFLLAAAGVFILGYFQTMLLERTGQEMMLAMRQQLYRHLLGRNEFFYGRNPVGKLVTRLTNDIQNLNEMFTSALVSLFQDFFVIVGIVLVLLWLDFYLALVCLALTPVVGALAWAFSRLARDAFRRLQGHLGRINSWLSETLDGMAVIKLFRAERAGEEKFRELNDGYFAAGMRQVKVFTVFLPITELLSSVAMALIIYYGGGRVIQDQLSLGTLVAFIAYMQMFFRPVRDLAEKYNIMQAAMASGERIFHLLDNDQALPAPRTAAPAQPGPGQVEFRGVTFGYEPGRPVVHELDLTIPPGQSWAVVGPTGAGKTSLVNLLLRLYDPDQGSVAIDGVDLRDMDRKDLAKRVALVSQEVFLLSGTVKDNITLHRPEVDQEHLERALEVSGAAEFVGRLEAGLDTQLGEGARRLSAGQRQLLALARAVAGEPRVLVLDEATSSVDPVSERLIQKALPRVMAGRTSLVVAHRLSTIRRADNILVMHQGRVVEQGRHQELMDLDGLYARLVRLQRLKNKEDHHGNGD is encoded by the coding sequence ATGGCTCCGCCGGGAGATTTCGGCTACATGGAAGGCGACCAGCTGGGCAAGCCCTACGACTTCCGGCTGCTCAAGCGCCTGGCCTCCTATGGGCGGCCCCATTTGGCGGTGATTCTGTTCGCCTCGCTGCTCACCCTGTTGGCCACGGGCCTGGACCTGAGCCTGCCCTACATCACCCGCCTGGCCATTGACAACTACATGGTGCGCCAGGCCCTGGAGGTGCGGCCCGGCGACGCCCCGCCAGAGCTGGCGGCACGGTTGCGCCAGGGAGCGGGCGCCTCTTTCCTGCCCGGTCGGAGCGGGGCGGTGTTCGTGCCCGAAACCGCTTGGCGCAAGCTGGACCCCCGCCTTACCGCCAAGCTGCGCCAGGCCGGCGCGGTGAGCAAGGACCCCTTTTACCTGGCGCCCCAAACCAAAGAGGCCGAGCGCCTGGCCGGGGAACACCCCCGGGTGTTCATCAAGGCGGGGGAGCGTTGGGTGATCGCCACCCCGGACCTGGCCCGGCTGCCCGAGGCCCAGGTGCGGGCCCTGCGCGCTCCGGACGCCTGGGGTCTGGCCCGCTTGGCCCTGGTGTTCTTGCTGGCCGCCGCCGGGGTGTTCATCTTGGGCTATTTCCAGACCATGCTCCTGGAGCGCACCGGCCAGGAGATGATGCTGGCCATGCGCCAGCAGCTCTACCGCCACCTGCTGGGGCGCAACGAGTTTTTCTACGGCCGCAACCCGGTGGGCAAGCTGGTCACCCGCCTGACCAACGACATCCAGAACCTCAACGAAATGTTCACCAGCGCCCTGGTCTCGCTGTTTCAGGACTTTTTCGTCATCGTGGGCATCGTGCTGGTGTTGTTGTGGCTGGACTTTTACCTGGCCCTGGTCTGCCTGGCCCTCACCCCGGTGGTGGGGGCCCTGGCCTGGGCCTTCTCCCGCCTGGCCCGCGACGCCTTCCGCCGCCTGCAAGGCCATCTGGGGCGCATCAATAGCTGGCTCAGCGAGACCCTGGACGGCATGGCGGTGATCAAGCTCTTCCGGGCCGAGCGGGCGGGGGAAGAAAAGTTCCGCGAGCTCAACGATGGCTACTTCGCCGCGGGCATGCGCCAGGTCAAGGTCTTCACCGTTTTCCTGCCCATCACCGAGCTACTCAGCTCGGTGGCCATGGCTCTCATCATCTACTACGGCGGCGGGCGGGTGATCCAGGACCAGCTCAGCCTGGGCACCCTGGTGGCCTTTATCGCCTATATGCAGATGTTCTTCCGCCCGGTGCGCGACCTGGCCGAGAAGTACAACATCATGCAGGCGGCCATGGCCTCCGGCGAGCGCATCTTCCATCTACTGGACAACGACCAGGCCCTGCCCGCGCCGCGCACCGCCGCGCCGGCCCAGCCGGGGCCGGGCCAGGTGGAGTTTCGCGGGGTCACCTTTGGCTACGAGCCGGGGCGGCCGGTGGTGCACGAGCTTGACCTGACCATCCCGCCCGGCCAGAGTTGGGCCGTGGTTGGCCCCACCGGGGCGGGCAAGACCAGCCTGGTCAACCTGCTCCTGCGCCTCTACGACCCGGACCAGGGGTCCGTCGCCATCGACGGAGTGGATCTCAGGGACATGGACCGCAAGGACCTGGCCAAGCGGGTGGCCCTGGTTTCCCAGGAGGTGTTTCTGCTCTCGGGCACGGTGAAGGACAACATCACCCTGCATCGCCCGGAGGTGGACCAGGAGCACCTGGAGCGGGCCTTGGAAGTCAGCGGGGCGGCCGAGTTCGTGGGGCGCCTGGAGGCGGGCCTGGACACCCAGTTGGGCGAGGGGGCGCGGCGCCTCAGCGCGGGGCAGCGCCAGCTCTTGGCCCTGGCCCGGGCGGTGGCCGGGGAGCCCCGGGTGCTGGTGTTGGACGAGGCCACCAGCAGCGTGGACCCGGTGAGCGAGCGGCTCATTCAAAAGGCCCTGCCCCGGGTCATGGCCGGGCGCACCAGCCTGGTGGTGGCCCACCGTTTGTCCACCATTCGCCGGGCGGACAACATCCTGGTGATGCACCAGGGGCGGGTGGTGGAGCAGGGGCGGCATCAGGAGCTTATGGACCTGGACGGGCTCTACGCGCGCCTGGTGCGCTTGCAACGGCTCAAGAACAAGGAGGATCACCATGGAAATGGGGATTAA
- a CDS encoding phage holin family protein, translating into MHKGLLFRWVVNALGLLFVSWLFDGIQVNGVGWAFVAALFLGIFNALVRPVLILLTLPITVVTMGLFILVINALMLWLTGTLLAGFQVHGFWTAVGGALVLSVISLAANSLVGERGNIEVIDMRRDAHGRWERRD; encoded by the coding sequence ATGCACAAGGGGTTACTGTTCAGATGGGTGGTCAACGCCCTGGGCCTGCTCTTCGTATCCTGGCTGTTTGACGGCATCCAGGTGAACGGGGTGGGCTGGGCTTTCGTGGCCGCCCTGTTTTTGGGCATCTTCAACGCCCTGGTCCGCCCGGTCCTGATCCTGCTCACCCTGCCCATCACCGTGGTCACCATGGGCCTGTTCATCCTGGTGATCAACGCCCTGATGCTCTGGCTCACCGGCACCCTGCTGGCCGGTTTCCAGGTGCACGGTTTCTGGACGGCGGTAGGGGGAGCCCTGGTGCTCAGCGTCATCAGCCTGGCGGCCAACTCCCTGGTGGGGGAGCGAGGCAACATCGAGGTGATCGACATGCGCCGCGACGCGCATGGTCGCTGGGAGCGGAGGGACTAG
- a CDS encoding SDR family oxidoreductase — protein MEMGIKGKVALVGGASRGLGFAVAKGLAAEGCHLALCARGEEKLTEAAGKIADEYGVQVMAQPVDLVAQGAAAAFAGAALERFGRVDILVNNAGGPPTGAFLDLDETAWRRAVELTLLSAQAMTRALLPAMMQAGWGRVINMTSVSVKQPLAGLILSNSIRAAVVGWAKTLADEVAASGVTVNNILPGWMHTERVEQLLKHRAETEGISRDQALAETVAAIPLKRLGKPEEFAALVVFLAGQPADYITGASYLIDGGLYRGLT, from the coding sequence ATGGAAATGGGGATTAAAGGCAAGGTCGCCCTGGTGGGCGGGGCCAGCCGGGGGTTGGGTTTTGCCGTGGCCAAGGGCCTGGCCGCCGAGGGATGCCATCTGGCCCTGTGCGCCCGCGGCGAGGAGAAGCTCACCGAGGCGGCCGGGAAGATCGCGGACGAGTACGGGGTGCAGGTCATGGCCCAGCCGGTGGACCTGGTCGCTCAGGGCGCGGCGGCGGCTTTCGCCGGGGCCGCCCTGGAGCGCTTCGGCCGGGTGGATATCCTGGTGAACAACGCGGGCGGGCCGCCCACCGGCGCCTTCCTGGACCTGGACGAGACAGCCTGGCGCCGGGCGGTGGAGCTGACCCTGCTCTCGGCCCAGGCCATGACCCGCGCGCTCCTGCCGGCCATGATGCAGGCGGGCTGGGGCCGGGTGATCAACATGACCAGCGTTTCGGTGAAGCAGCCCCTGGCCGGGCTGATTTTAAGCAACAGCATCCGCGCGGCGGTGGTGGGCTGGGCCAAGACCCTGGCCGACGAGGTGGCCGCCTCGGGAGTCACGGTTAACAACATCTTGCCCGGCTGGATGCACACCGAGCGGGTGGAGCAGCTTCTCAAGCACCGGGCCGAGACCGAGGGCATCAGCCGGGACCAGGCCCTGGCCGAAACGGTGGCGGCCATTCCCCTGAAGCGCCTGGGCAAGCCCGAGGAGTTCGCCGCTCTGGTGGTGTTTTTGGCCGGCCAGCCGGCGGACTACATCACCGGGGCCAGCTACCTCATCGACGGCGGCCTGTATAGAGGGCTCACCTAA
- a CDS encoding cyclodeaminase/cyclohydrolase family protein: MAQQVYEMTLNDFIEIAASKSHTPGGGNVSAVVATLGASMVAMVGNLTLANKKYEEHKDQAQGCVDRVMGMIAKLKDLTVKDMEAFDAYMGVFKMPKDTDEEKAARKQAMEDAAKQATLVPLEICKTCLDIVDEADALSKYGNLMAISDVGVGAMVAEAALRSCMLSVDINVPSIKDQDFVRDVLAEKARLFTQAEKLRTLAMARVIEKMGG, translated from the coding sequence ATGGCCCAGCAAGTCTATGAGATGACCCTGAACGACTTTATAGAGATCGCGGCTTCCAAGAGCCACACCCCCGGCGGCGGCAACGTGTCGGCGGTGGTGGCCACCCTGGGTGCCTCCATGGTGGCCATGGTGGGCAACCTGACCCTGGCCAACAAGAAGTACGAAGAGCACAAGGACCAGGCCCAGGGCTGCGTGGACCGGGTAATGGGCATGATCGCCAAGCTCAAGGACCTGACGGTCAAGGACATGGAGGCCTTTGACGCCTACATGGGCGTGTTCAAGATGCCCAAGGACACCGACGAGGAGAAAGCGGCACGCAAGCAAGCCATGGAAGACGCGGCCAAGCAAGCCACCCTGGTGCCCCTGGAGATATGCAAGACCTGCCTGGACATCGTGGACGAGGCCGACGCCCTGTCCAAGTACGGCAACCTCATGGCCATCAGCGACGTGGGCGTGGGAGCCATGGTGGCCGAGGCGGCCCTGCGCTCGTGCATGCTCAGCGTGGACATCAACGTGCCCAGCATCAAGGACCAGGACTTCGTCAGGGACGTGTTGGCCGAGAAGGCCCGCCTGTTCACCCAGGCTGAAAAACTGCGCACCCTGGCCATGGCCCGGGTCATAGAGAAGATGGGCGGCTAG
- a CDS encoding ketopantoate reductase family protein, whose product MKIVIVGPGAMGLMLAARLAMAGAQVSLLDHRAQRARTINEQGVLLEHSQGQERLAIPAGADSAALADADLAVICTKAYHTQEVARTLRSHLNPQARALTLQNGAENVETLVDALGPERVLGGITSEGATLLGPGKVRHAGRGVTHIGPARGLLDDYTCQVRDLLIKAGFETEANEGVQNLIWTKVVINAGINPLTAILDVLNGQLLELAPAREVMAEAVAEAVAVGKALGVRFLHQDMLAAVQQVARRTGTNISSMRQDVLSKRRTEVAYINGAVVRQGEQVGLPTPVNRTLTQLVQAKEAEYLGEANKD is encoded by the coding sequence ATGAAGATTGTAATCGTGGGCCCGGGCGCCATGGGCCTCATGCTGGCCGCCCGCCTGGCCATGGCCGGGGCCCAGGTCAGCCTGCTGGACCACCGCGCCCAGCGGGCCCGGACCATCAACGAGCAGGGGGTGCTCCTGGAGCACTCTCAGGGCCAGGAGCGCCTGGCCATACCCGCCGGGGCCGATTCGGCCGCGCTGGCCGATGCGGACCTGGCGGTGATCTGCACCAAGGCCTATCACACCCAGGAGGTGGCCCGCACCCTGAGGTCCCACCTGAACCCCCAGGCCAGGGCTCTTACCCTGCAGAACGGGGCCGAGAACGTGGAGACCCTGGTGGACGCCCTGGGCCCGGAGCGCGTCTTGGGCGGCATCACCAGCGAAGGGGCCACCCTGCTGGGGCCGGGCAAGGTGCGTCACGCCGGGCGAGGGGTCACTCACATCGGCCCGGCCCGCGGCCTGTTGGACGACTACACCTGCCAGGTGCGCGACCTGTTGATCAAGGCCGGCTTCGAGACCGAGGCCAACGAAGGGGTGCAAAACCTCATCTGGACCAAGGTGGTGATCAACGCGGGCATCAACCCGCTCACCGCCATCCTGGACGTGCTCAACGGCCAGCTCCTGGAACTGGCGCCCGCCCGCGAGGTCATGGCCGAGGCGGTGGCCGAGGCGGTGGCCGTGGGCAAGGCCCTGGGCGTGCGCTTCTTGCACCAGGACATGCTGGCCGCGGTGCAGCAGGTGGCCCGGCGCACCGGGACCAACATCAGCTCCATGCGCCAGGACGTGCTCTCCAAGCGGCGCACCGAAGTGGCCTACATCAACGGCGCGGTGGTGCGCCAGGGCGAGCAGGTGGGCCTGCCCACCCCGGTCAACCGCACCCTGACCCAGCTGGTGCAGGCCAAGGAGGCCGAATACCTGGGCGAGGCCAACAAGGACTAG
- the panB gene encoding 3-methyl-2-oxobutanoate hydroxymethyltransferase, translated as MDRKPITVPDLVQKKQNQEKIVMLTAYDYPTALAMERAGVDSVLVGDSLGNVVLGYESTVPVTMDEMIHHIKAVRRGLKTPLLIGDMPFLSYQVSVSQAVANAGRMMKEGGVGCVKLEGGAEMAPQVKAITEAGIPVCAHIGLTPQSVASLGGYKVQGKDLAGAQKMIDDTAALYEAGAKLIVFECIPSALAAAITANSPIVTIGIGAGPDCDGQVLVVHDIIGLAERKPPKMARQYVNLFPQLEQAVTSYTQEVRSSDFPAPEHGFVMDQAVVDQLKF; from the coding sequence ATGGACCGCAAGCCTATCACCGTTCCGGACCTGGTACAGAAAAAGCAAAACCAAGAAAAAATCGTCATGCTTACGGCCTACGACTATCCCACCGCCCTGGCCATGGAGCGGGCGGGGGTGGATTCGGTCTTGGTGGGCGACAGCCTGGGCAACGTGGTCCTGGGCTATGAGTCCACCGTGCCGGTGACCATGGACGAGATGATCCACCATATCAAGGCGGTGCGCCGGGGCCTCAAGACCCCTCTGCTCATCGGCGACATGCCCTTTTTGTCCTACCAGGTCAGCGTGAGCCAGGCGGTGGCCAACGCCGGGCGCATGATGAAGGAAGGCGGCGTGGGCTGCGTCAAGCTGGAGGGCGGGGCGGAGATGGCACCCCAGGTCAAGGCCATCACCGAGGCGGGCATTCCCGTGTGCGCCCACATCGGCCTGACCCCCCAGAGCGTGGCCTCCCTGGGCGGCTACAAGGTGCAGGGCAAGGACCTGGCCGGGGCCCAGAAGATGATCGACGACACGGCGGCCCTGTACGAGGCCGGAGCCAAGCTCATCGTCTTCGAGTGCATCCCCTCGGCCCTGGCCGCGGCCATCACCGCCAACTCGCCCATCGTGACCATCGGCATCGGGGCGGGTCCCGATTGCGACGGGCAGGTCTTGGTGGTGCACGACATCATCGGCCTGGCCGAGCGCAAGCCGCCCAAGATGGCCCGCCAGTACGTGAACCTCTTCCCACAGCTGGAGCAGGCGGTGACCTCCTACACCCAAGAGGTGCGCTCCAGCGACTTCCCCGCCCCGGAACACGGTTTCGTCATGGACCAGGCCGTGGTGGATCAACTCAAGTTTTAG
- a CDS encoding bifunctional 5,10-methylenetetrahydrofolate dehydrogenase/5,10-methenyltetrahydrofolate cyclohydrolase — protein MAAELIKGLPIAKAIREEIIEEVNGLKAKGVQPKLAVLLVGDDPGSVWYAKSKVGVGEKLGIVVDLHTMAPDTSEETILEQIQGWNMDSSVHGILVELPLPKGISKEKVMESIDPKKDVDGVHPVNRGYLLGGQEHLALVPATPLSCIALAERAGIDFKGKRVTLVGRGDTVGRPLASLLIKRDATITVCHTKTKDLPAECQRGEIVVAAAGFAGLVKKDMISPGTVVIDAGVNEIKDEATGESKYVGDCEPDVADVAAALSPVPGGVGSLTTTIIMGNVLKALKLQGADK, from the coding sequence ATGGCGGCTGAGTTGATCAAGGGCTTGCCTATCGCCAAAGCGATCCGCGAGGAGATTATCGAGGAAGTCAACGGACTCAAGGCCAAGGGCGTGCAGCCCAAGCTGGCCGTCCTGTTGGTGGGCGACGATCCCGGCAGCGTCTGGTACGCCAAGTCCAAGGTGGGCGTGGGCGAAAAGCTGGGCATCGTGGTGGACCTGCACACCATGGCTCCGGACACCAGCGAAGAGACCATCCTGGAGCAGATCCAGGGCTGGAACATGGACTCGTCCGTGCACGGCATCCTGGTGGAGCTGCCCCTGCCCAAGGGTATTTCCAAGGAAAAGGTCATGGAGTCCATCGACCCCAAGAAGGACGTGGACGGCGTGCACCCGGTGAACCGCGGCTACCTCTTGGGCGGCCAGGAGCATCTGGCCCTGGTGCCGGCCACTCCGCTTAGCTGCATCGCCCTGGCCGAGCGGGCGGGCATCGACTTCAAAGGCAAGCGGGTCACCCTGGTCGGCCGTGGCGACACCGTGGGACGCCCCCTGGCCAGTCTGCTGATCAAGCGCGATGCCACCATCACCGTCTGCCACACCAAGACCAAGGATCTGCCCGCCGAGTGCCAGCGGGGCGAGATCGTGGTGGCCGCCGCCGGTTTCGCGGGCCTGGTCAAGAAGGACATGATCAGCCCCGGCACGGTGGTCATCGACGCGGGCGTCAACGAGATCAAGGACGAGGCCACCGGCGAGAGCAAGTACGTGGGCGACTGCGAGCCCGACGTGGCCGACGTGGCCGCGGCCCTGAGCCCGGTTCCCGGTGGCGTGGGCAGCCTGACCACCACCATCATCATGGGCAACGTGCTCAAGGCCCTCAAGCTCCAGGGCGCGGACAAGTAA